A window from Caldisericota bacterium encodes these proteins:
- the rpmF gene encoding 50S ribosomal protein L32 has protein sequence MALPKKKTAKARQGKRRSHLKLTLPAMDVCPHCHSPKLAHHVCP, from the coding sequence ATGGCACTACCTAAGAAAAAAACTGCTAAAGCGCGCCAGGGGAAAAGGCGCAGCCACCTTAAACTAACTCTGCCTGCCATGGACGTGTGCCCACATTGCCACAGTCCTAAGTTAGCTCACCATGTTTGCCCT